In Hermetia illucens chromosome 1, iHerIll2.2.curated.20191125, whole genome shotgun sequence, one genomic interval encodes:
- the LOC119646941 gene encoding uncharacterized protein LOC119646941: MVRVSIAKMQSSRLGRLPEHFGKRDGLQENYGDLNFGYHGLLFEVGNELGSGNALGHMQYTFEDNYGGYKSRKIKSRGGNLIPLNDAEEDRYDDISRQPMNQFSQRFPEQPCYGGMGESRCAIKKMRRRRCMGGGRLKCEPYMLPYNTTYYPCGFYGPCIQLCPYVPLMAF; encoded by the exons ATGGTGAGAGTGTCAATCGCGAAAATG CAATCAAGTCGTCTTGGCCGTCTTCCGGAGCACTTTGGCAAACGCGATGGACTTCAGGAAAATTATGGTGATCTAAACTTCGGTTATCATGGTTTACTATTTGAAGTTGGAAATGAATTGGGAAGTGGAAATGCACTCGGCCATATGCAATATACATTCGAGGATAACTACGGGGGATATAAGTCTCGTAAAATAAAGTCGAGAGGAGGCAATCTTATTCCTTTGAATGACGCTGAAGAGGATAGATATGATGATATCAGCCGACAACCCATGAACCAATTCTCACAAAGGTTTCCTGAGCAACCCTGCTATGGTGGCATGGGAGAAAGTCGCTGTGCTATTAAAAAAATGCGCCGAAGACGTTGCATGGGTGGTGGGAGACTTAAATGTGAACCCTACATGCTGCCATATAATACAACATATTATCCGTGTGGGTTTTATGGACCGTGCATTCAGTTGTGCCCTTACGTCCCTCTTATGGCCTTCTGA